The following are encoded in a window of Providencia rettgeri genomic DNA:
- the gltX gene encoding glutamate--tRNA ligase, with translation MSKIKTRFAPSPTGYLHVGGARTALYSWLFSRHNQGEFVLRIEDTDLERSTQEAIDAIMDGMNWLNLNWDEGPYYQTKRFDRYNAVIDQMLEAGTAYRCYCSKERLEALREEQMANNEKPRYDGCCRDHAHNHTPDEPHVVRFRNPQEGSVIFDDKIRGPIEFSNQELDDLIIRRTDGSPTYNFCVVIDDWDMEITHVIRGEDHINNTPRQINILKALGAPVPVYAHVSMILGDDGKKLSKRHGAVSVMQYRDDGYLPQALLNYLVRLGWSHGDQEIFSVEEMTAYFSLDAISKSASAFNTEKLQWLNHHYINALPAEEVAVYLAWHIEQQNIDTSNGPQLVDLIKLLGERCKTLKEMAESCHYFYQDFDAFDADAAKKHLRPVARQPLEVVKDKLAAITDWTAENVHHAIEATATELDVGMGKVGMPLRVAVTGAGQSPGLDVTVHAIGQARSIARIDKALAFIAEREASAQ, from the coding sequence ATGAGTAAAATCAAAACCCGTTTTGCACCAAGCCCAACTGGCTATTTGCACGTTGGTGGTGCGCGTACCGCTCTGTATTCCTGGTTATTTAGTCGCCACAATCAGGGCGAATTTGTCCTGCGTATTGAGGACACTGACTTAGAACGTTCAACTCAGGAAGCTATCGATGCCATTATGGACGGTATGAACTGGTTGAATTTAAATTGGGATGAAGGTCCTTATTATCAAACTAAACGTTTTGACCGTTATAATGCAGTCATTGATCAAATGCTCGAAGCGGGTACGGCTTATCGCTGTTACTGTTCAAAAGAACGCTTAGAAGCACTACGTGAAGAGCAAATGGCGAATAATGAAAAGCCTCGCTATGACGGTTGCTGCCGTGATCACGCACATAACCATACTCCTGACGAGCCGCATGTTGTTCGCTTCCGTAATCCACAAGAAGGTTCCGTCATTTTTGATGACAAAATTCGTGGCCCAATTGAATTTAGTAACCAAGAACTGGACGATTTAATCATTCGTCGTACTGATGGTTCACCAACATATAACTTCTGTGTTGTTATTGATGACTGGGATATGGAAATTACTCACGTTATTCGTGGTGAAGACCATATTAATAATACACCTCGTCAAATCAACATCCTAAAAGCATTAGGTGCGCCAGTGCCAGTGTATGCACACGTTTCGATGATTTTAGGTGACGATGGTAAAAAACTATCTAAACGCCACGGTGCAGTAAGCGTGATGCAGTACCGCGATGATGGCTACTTGCCACAAGCCTTACTGAATTATTTAGTCCGTCTGGGTTGGTCTCACGGTGACCAAGAAATATTCTCTGTTGAGGAAATGACAGCGTATTTTAGCCTTGATGCGATCAGTAAATCAGCAAGTGCGTTTAACACTGAAAAGCTCCAATGGTTAAACCACCATTACATTAATGCATTACCTGCTGAAGAAGTTGCGGTATACCTTGCTTGGCATATTGAGCAGCAAAATATTGATACTAGCAATGGACCGCAATTAGTCGACCTAATTAAATTACTTGGGGAACGTTGCAAGACGCTGAAAGAAATGGCTGAGTCATGCCATTATTTCTATCAAGACTTTGACGCATTCGATGCAGATGCGGCGAAAAAACACCTGCGCCCTGTTGCTCGTCAACCATTAGAAGTGGTTAAAGATAAATTAGCTGCGATCACAGATTGGACCGCTGAAAATGTTCACCATGCGATTGAAGCGACTGCCACTGAATTAGATGTGGGTATGGGTAAAGTGGGTATGCCTTTGCGTGTTGCTGTTACTGGTGCTGGTCAATCACCGGGTCTTGATGTCACTGTTCACGCTATTGGACAGGCTCGTTCTATTGCGCGCATTGATAAAGCATTAGCATTTATTGCTGAACGCGAAGCATCCGCACAATAA
- a CDS encoding cyclase family protein, with amino-acid sequence MSHELIDAFNVIKNKKWVDLTHRFDSNSPHFFMFDAAEFKTLFGYPEGFFAQQFTFPGQYGTHIDAPCHFVEGRRFLHELELKELVLPLIVIDQSERAKQDPNFAFSQSDVLAFEEQHGKIEAGSFVALRTDWSKRWPSQELMDNKDEEGNNQIPGWGIDALQFLFEQRGIKAVGHETFDTDAAKDFRKNNALLGEYYVLDQDTYQVELLANLDQVPARGAIIFNIVAKPNNASGFPVRSFAILP; translated from the coding sequence ATGAGCCATGAACTAATTGATGCATTTAATGTCATAAAAAATAAAAAATGGGTTGATTTAACACATCGCTTTGACAGTAATTCACCGCACTTTTTTATGTTTGACGCCGCAGAGTTTAAAACTTTATTTGGTTACCCAGAGGGGTTCTTTGCTCAACAATTTACCTTCCCAGGACAGTATGGTACGCACATTGATGCGCCATGCCATTTTGTGGAAGGGAGACGCTTTTTACATGAATTAGAATTAAAAGAACTTGTCCTGCCATTAATCGTGATTGATCAATCGGAACGGGCAAAACAAGATCCAAACTTTGCATTTTCGCAAAGTGATGTTCTCGCTTTTGAAGAGCAGCATGGCAAAATTGAAGCTGGAAGTTTTGTCGCCTTAAGGACGGATTGGAGTAAGCGTTGGCCATCACAAGAACTGATGGATAATAAAGATGAAGAAGGCAACAACCAAATACCAGGTTGGGGAATCGATGCTTTACAATTTTTATTTGAACAACGCGGTATTAAAGCCGTTGGGCATGAAACATTTGATACTGATGCAGCAAAAGATTTTCGCAAGAATAATGCGTTACTTGGTGAATACTATGTTTTAGACCAAGATACTTACCAAGTGGAGTTACTCGCAAACTTAGATCAGGTACCAGCTCGTGGAGCGATTATCTTTAATATTGTTGCCAAACCGAATAATGCGAGTGGGTTTCCCGTGCGCTCTTTTGCCATTTTGCCCTAA
- a CDS encoding CMD domain-containing protein, protein MTILNDDLINVLTRLSPDSDLALSRQERLVATENTQAAYNEIFSVPSQQFPVDIRYNFAHQVAKLTGSPKLADFYWQKSSLLKPEDLSPALQAAAEYLQILTLSPKNTDFSLIEKLVTQGWENSDIILLAQLITFVTYQARLVEGINLLNTVESDTFDTAKIVAGTWDQQPLTRQGKPSPTAFTQNNLGWEAWITARKATTLSDEEAQVLKKFGQLNSEYFLLLAYQSKILEIRTLIDRGVFYTTGGLPRWEREFAAAVVSKVNGCIYCASVHARKASQYAKERRSDVDKLLATPAGEILADGFDERLLAITDLVASLSATPIQATASQIAILRQLGLSELELLDLIQSSAFFAWANRLMLSLGEPFELLENKE, encoded by the coding sequence ATGACTATTCTCAATGATGATTTAATTAATGTGCTGACACGCTTATCACCAGATTCCGATTTAGCACTGAGCCGTCAAGAACGCTTAGTCGCAACTGAAAATACCCAAGCTGCATACAATGAAATTTTTTCTGTGCCATCACAGCAATTTCCTGTTGATATTCGCTACAACTTTGCTCATCAGGTTGCAAAATTAACTGGTAGTCCAAAATTAGCCGATTTTTATTGGCAGAAATCGTCATTACTAAAACCTGAAGATCTTTCGCCTGCCCTACAAGCCGCTGCGGAATATTTGCAAATATTAACGTTATCCCCCAAAAATACCGATTTCTCATTAATCGAGAAATTGGTCACTCAAGGTTGGGAAAATAGCGACATTATTTTACTTGCTCAGTTAATTACATTTGTGACCTACCAAGCACGTTTAGTTGAAGGAATTAATCTGTTAAACACAGTAGAGAGTGACACATTCGACACGGCAAAAATCGTCGCTGGCACATGGGATCAACAGCCTTTAACTCGCCAAGGAAAGCCATCGCCAACAGCCTTTACACAAAATAATTTAGGATGGGAAGCTTGGATAACAGCCCGTAAAGCGACAACATTGAGTGATGAAGAGGCTCAAGTGTTAAAAAAATTTGGCCAATTAAACTCTGAATATTTTCTCCTACTGGCTTATCAAAGCAAAATTTTAGAAATTCGAACATTAATTGACAGAGGTGTCTTTTATACCACGGGTGGATTGCCACGTTGGGAGCGTGAATTTGCCGCCGCAGTTGTTAGCAAAGTAAATGGCTGTATTTATTGTGCATCTGTTCATGCACGTAAAGCTAGCCAGTATGCCAAAGAACGCCGTAGTGATGTCGATAAGCTATTAGCGACACCCGCGGGTGAAATACTTGCAGATGGCTTTGACGAGCGTTTATTAGCGATAACTGATTTAGTGGCTTCATTGTCAGCAACCCCCATTCAAGCCACCGCATCCCAAATTGCAATATTGCGTCAATTGGGATTATCAGAACTTGAGTTACTTGATTTAATTCAGTCCAGCGCATTTTTCGCATGGGCAAACCGTTTAATGCTATCTCTCGGGGAACCGTTTGAGCTCTTGGAGAATAAGGAATAA
- a CDS encoding SDR family NAD(P)-dependent oxidoreductase, with protein MRQFTNHIALVTGASTGVGFAIAKKLHSQGATVIITGRHEEALTQAAAEITPIGERISVIKMDVASAKEFQSTIEQIERKYGALHYLVNNAGITGPHGINIEDYPLEAWHDVIETDITGTFHGLKYAIPAIHRSGGGAIVNLSACNGVTGIAGIAPYTAAKHAVLGLTRSAALENAKKGVRINAVGPGYVETPNIAMLPQSTQDWMASTHPMGRMAQTEEIANVVAFLLSKESSFITGAFIPIDGGYTAQ; from the coding sequence ATGCGACAATTTACAAATCATATAGCATTGGTTACAGGGGCTTCTACGGGAGTTGGGTTTGCCATTGCTAAAAAATTACACTCACAGGGTGCGACGGTTATTATCACTGGACGTCATGAAGAGGCGTTGACGCAAGCTGCTGCTGAAATTACGCCAATAGGTGAGCGCATCAGTGTGATAAAAATGGATGTTGCAAGCGCAAAGGAATTTCAATCTACGATTGAGCAGATAGAACGCAAATATGGCGCACTGCACTACTTGGTCAACAATGCAGGTATTACTGGCCCACATGGGATCAACATTGAAGATTATCCGTTAGAGGCTTGGCATGATGTGATTGAAACGGATATTACAGGAACATTCCATGGCTTAAAATATGCAATACCAGCGATTCACCGCAGTGGTGGTGGGGCAATTGTCAATTTATCAGCATGTAATGGCGTGACTGGGATTGCCGGTATAGCGCCTTATACGGCGGCAAAACATGCAGTTTTAGGTCTCACAAGATCTGCCGCGTTAGAGAATGCGAAAAAAGGGGTACGGATTAATGCAGTAGGGCCTGGTTATGTTGAAACGCCCAATATTGCGATGTTACCGCAGAGTACTCAGGATTGGATGGCCTCGACGCACCCTATGGGGAGGATGGCGCAAACAGAGGAAATCGCTAATGTGGTCGCTTTTTTGCTATCAAAAGAAAGTAGTTTTATCACAGGCGCTTTTATTCCTATTGATGGTGGCTATACAGCTCAGTAA
- a CDS encoding methionine ABC transporter ATP-binding protein translates to MITFQNVQKVYEKDGQSLVALQDINLHINKGDIFGFIGYSGAGKSSLIRLVNQLEKPSSGAVIIDGQNIAQHTPAETRAHKKSIGMIFQHFNLLETKTVAQNIAMPLVLLGLDKREINRRVDNILEYVELSDKKNQYPGQLSGGQKQRVGIARALINNPQILLCDEATSALDPQTTRSILLLLKKINREQNITILLVTHEMEVIEQICNRVAVMEAGKIVEEGTVLDIFAAPKHPTTQKFVGTVLNEEIPERVLHNLDHQQNVYRLEFLGSSAQEPVVNELILKQIVKINILFANMKEISGVVLGSMFVQIMGDKGQIEEAIQFLRLRGVAVSQGAI, encoded by the coding sequence ATGATTACATTTCAAAATGTCCAAAAAGTATATGAAAAAGATGGGCAATCTTTAGTTGCGTTGCAAGACATTAACTTGCATATCAATAAAGGTGATATCTTTGGGTTTATTGGCTACAGTGGAGCAGGAAAGAGCTCTCTTATTCGCTTGGTCAATCAATTAGAAAAACCATCTAGTGGTGCCGTTATTATTGATGGGCAAAATATTGCTCAACATACCCCCGCTGAAACTCGTGCCCATAAAAAAAGTATCGGGATGATTTTTCAGCATTTTAATTTGCTTGAGACCAAAACAGTCGCGCAAAACATTGCCATGCCTTTAGTTTTGCTTGGGCTAGATAAACGTGAGATCAATCGCCGCGTTGATAACATTCTGGAATATGTTGAGCTGAGCGATAAAAAGAACCAATATCCAGGCCAGTTATCTGGCGGCCAAAAACAGCGTGTAGGTATTGCTCGTGCCCTTATCAATAACCCACAAATATTATTATGTGATGAAGCGACATCCGCACTCGATCCACAAACAACTCGCTCTATCTTACTGTTATTAAAAAAGATCAATCGAGAACAAAATATAACTATCCTGCTGGTTACTCATGAAATGGAAGTCATAGAGCAGATATGTAACCGTGTTGCAGTGATGGAAGCAGGCAAAATTGTAGAAGAAGGAACAGTATTAGATATTTTTGCTGCGCCAAAACACCCAACAACCCAAAAATTTGTTGGAACTGTTTTAAATGAGGAAATCCCTGAGCGAGTTCTGCACAATTTAGATCACCAGCAAAATGTTTATCGCCTTGAGTTTCTCGGTTCATCAGCCCAAGAGCCTGTGGTTAATGAGCTAATCTTAAAACAGATCGTCAAAATTAATATTCTCTTTGCCAATATGAAAGAAATCAGCGGAGTGGTTCTTGGCAGCATGTTTGTACAAATCATGGGAGATAAAGGACAAATTGAGGAAGCTATACAGTTTTTACGTTTGCGTGGCGTAGCAGTAAGTCAGGGGGCAATATGA
- a CDS encoding MarR family winged helix-turn-helix transcriptional regulator, with protein sequence MPSSLEDALSLLQCTLVARRVSFTPEQITWGQYDVLEILRLKGGLTPSQLSQSLGISRQNLSKFLRVLKSYQFVEQTKSDDDKRELITQLTDKGRHFLLRAAAGRAENALKVKAALTPQEQDIFIQLSKKITDALDHE encoded by the coding sequence ATGCCCAGTTCCCTTGAGGATGCATTATCATTGTTACAATGTACTCTTGTTGCGCGTCGTGTCAGTTTTACGCCGGAACAAATTACATGGGGGCAGTACGATGTACTGGAAATATTGAGGCTAAAAGGGGGATTAACACCTAGCCAATTAAGCCAATCACTTGGAATTTCTCGCCAAAATTTATCGAAATTTCTACGAGTATTAAAATCTTATCAATTTGTCGAGCAAACCAAATCAGATGATGACAAGCGAGAGCTGATCACTCAGTTAACGGATAAAGGACGGCATTTTTTACTACGGGCAGCGGCTGGTCGTGCGGAAAATGCATTAAAAGTCAAAGCGGCTTTAACACCGCAAGAACAAGATATCTTCATTCAATTGAGTAAGAAAATCACCGATGCTTTAGATCATGAGTGA
- a CDS encoding SLC13 family permease, with protein sequence MTLTIIVFLLVYVAMGFGKLPGFKVDRTGAAVIGALAMMAIDSITPPHAWDAIDYRTIGMLFGLMVVSASFVVSGFYSWTANRVAMLKVSPPTLLAVLIGVGGILSALLTNDVVVVAMTPLLVSISLSRGLNPIPFLLGFCFAANNGAAGSLIGSPQNMIAAQGLDISFVGLLEASAIPALLSLPITWLVLVWLYRHRWYIAKEEMQTTTPTPQETLNVWETTKAGVITFAVIVAFIASDIPRELIALTAAGFLLLNRSIASSDMLKLVDGNLLLLIMGLFVVNAAFASTGIPQQLLNDLRTYGVDLNNPLALFLVTGVLSTIVGNNPSVMLLVPFLTPDGNADPLGAALVLGSGFSSNLLVFGSLAGIIVVEQAAAYGVKISFSEFAKSGGVVATLCMILAAIWIALVL encoded by the coding sequence ATGACATTAACCATTATTGTTTTTCTTTTGGTTTACGTTGCCATGGGCTTTGGCAAACTCCCCGGGTTTAAAGTCGATAGAACAGGTGCAGCAGTTATTGGCGCGTTAGCCATGATGGCAATAGATAGTATTACGCCACCACATGCTTGGGATGCCATCGATTACCGAACTATTGGGATGCTATTTGGTTTAATGGTGGTGTCTGCATCATTTGTTGTGTCTGGCTTTTATAGCTGGACGGCCAACCGAGTTGCCATGTTAAAGGTTTCCCCTCCAACTCTTTTAGCTGTATTAATCGGTGTTGGCGGCATTCTTTCTGCCTTGTTAACAAACGATGTCGTTGTGGTTGCGATGACACCGTTATTGGTTTCTATTAGCTTATCTCGCGGTTTAAACCCTATCCCATTCTTATTAGGTTTTTGCTTTGCAGCAAATAACGGCGCTGCTGGCTCATTAATTGGTAGCCCACAAAATATGATCGCCGCTCAAGGACTCGATATCTCCTTTGTGGGTTTACTCGAGGCTTCAGCGATCCCGGCTTTACTTTCATTACCCATAACGTGGTTAGTTTTAGTTTGGCTGTACCGCCACCGTTGGTATATTGCTAAGGAAGAAATGCAAACAACAACACCAACACCGCAAGAAACACTTAATGTATGGGAAACGACCAAGGCAGGTGTTATTACTTTTGCCGTTATTGTTGCATTTATTGCGAGTGATATTCCAAGGGAATTAATTGCCCTTACTGCTGCTGGGTTCTTATTATTAAACCGCTCAATTGCATCAAGTGACATGCTAAAATTAGTTGACGGTAATTTATTGCTCTTAATTATGGGATTATTTGTCGTCAATGCGGCGTTTGCTTCAACAGGTATTCCTCAGCAACTACTCAATGACTTACGTACTTATGGCGTCGATTTAAATAATCCATTAGCATTATTTTTAGTAACAGGGGTACTCAGTACCATTGTAGGAAATAACCCTTCCGTGATGCTCCTTGTTCCTTTTTTAACTCCAGACGGAAATGCGGATCCCCTTGGGGCAGCATTAGTGCTTGGTTCAGGATTTTCGAGTAATTTATTAGTGTTTGGTAGCCTTGCAGGCATCATTGTCGTTGAACAAGCCGCTGCTTATGGCGTAAAAATATCGTTCAGTGAGTTTGCAAAATCAGGTGGTGTCGTCGCCACACTATGCATGATATTAGCGGCGATATGGATAGCCCTAGTGCTATAA
- a CDS encoding helix-turn-helix domain-containing protein, producing MNTKYPVACAVGQKIKTLRKAQGYTVFQLAKEIDISEQQLFRYERGVNRIDIDCLVRVLKVLGVNMGEFFSEILQDDAQQDERRDSKGFDDAIYSLV from the coding sequence ATGAATACAAAATATCCTGTCGCTTGTGCAGTCGGACAAAAAATTAAAACGCTAAGAAAAGCTCAAGGTTATACTGTGTTTCAGTTAGCCAAAGAGATAGATATTAGTGAGCAACAATTATTTCGTTATGAGCGAGGTGTTAACCGTATTGACATTGATTGTTTGGTTCGCGTATTAAAAGTCTTAGGTGTTAATATGGGTGAATTTTTTAGTGAAATACTACAAGATGATGCTCAGCAAGATGAAAGAAGAGATTCAAAAGGATTTGATGACGCGATCTATTCCTTAGTATAA
- a CDS encoding methionine ABC transporter permease: MTALFETALTSKQFLLAMSETFTMVSVALVLGSLFGILLGILLVITRPEGIWENKCIYRIVNPIINIIRSLPFIILLVAMIPLTRFMVGTSIGTTAAIVPLVIFIAPYTARLVENSLLSVHSGIIEAADSMGATNWQIVWHFILPEAKSSLILSLTAASITLVGATAMAGAVGGGGVGDLALNYGYQRFDNVAMAITVVTLIIIVQGMQFIGDYLAKKARFH; this comes from the coding sequence ATGACAGCATTATTTGAAACAGCATTAACCAGTAAACAATTTTTACTCGCCATGTCGGAAACCTTTACGATGGTCAGTGTTGCCTTAGTTCTTGGTTCTCTATTTGGTATTTTATTAGGCATACTACTTGTTATCACTCGACCTGAAGGTATTTGGGAAAATAAATGTATATACCGCATTGTTAACCCCATTATTAATATCATACGTTCCTTGCCATTTATTATTTTATTAGTCGCGATGATCCCACTAACGCGCTTTATGGTTGGTACATCCATAGGAACAACCGCAGCAATAGTACCTTTAGTGATTTTTATTGCCCCCTATACTGCCAGGTTAGTTGAAAATTCACTGTTAAGTGTACATTCAGGGATTATTGAAGCTGCGGACTCAATGGGCGCAACAAATTGGCAAATAGTTTGGCATTTCATTTTACCTGAGGCTAAGTCTTCCCTTATTTTGAGTTTAACCGCAGCAAGCATTACGTTAGTTGGCGCTACTGCAATGGCAGGTGCTGTCGGTGGAGGGGGCGTTGGCGATCTTGCCTTGAACTATGGCTACCAACGCTTTGATAATGTGGCAATGGCGATTACGGTGGTGACTTTAATCATTATTGTCCAAGGAATGCAATTTATTGGCGATTACCTTGCTAAAAAAGCTCGCTTTCATTGA
- a CDS encoding NAD(P)-binding domain-containing protein, with translation MNGLTGLAALEAQIAQDLQYLNIPIPSWSLSNNDAAKRHIDVAIIGAGMSGVTAAFALKLRGINAIIFEKAPVGEEGPWRSPALMETLRSPKQVVGPALASPSLTFQAWFKAQFGDEKWEALDKIPRLQWGEYLQWFKTVTAPKVFNQYELIDIHLTDNGNQLFFKTAEGTIDYIAQHVILATGMGSFSEPNIPNFMDGIPQQYWEHSYAGTDYSRFKGLDIGVVGYSAGAMDSSATALENGANSVEILIRATDMPRVNRGKVAGSPGFTNAYAYFTDAQKWHYADYVVKAKTPAPHGSTLRVSRHSNAFFNFNTQVKHIELKNKKLHISTTTGQFVLDYLILATGYRINWFKDPAFNQITPLIKTWANAYTAPVNEENSELAAHPYLGAHFELQGKNDADSEKLKQLYCFNLSASLSMGPVIGLIPGTNTGAERLADHIAAQLYLANRELHLELIKTSQEFELFGDEWQPATPPSERMQLTDHVE, from the coding sequence ATGAATGGACTCACTGGTTTAGCGGCTTTAGAAGCGCAAATTGCACAAGATTTACAATATCTGAACATCCCCATCCCATCATGGTCATTATCAAATAATGATGCCGCTAAGCGACATATTGATGTTGCCATCATTGGGGCGGGCATGTCCGGCGTAACAGCTGCATTTGCGCTCAAATTAAGGGGGATCAATGCAATTATTTTTGAAAAAGCGCCTGTAGGAGAAGAAGGCCCTTGGCGTTCCCCTGCCTTAATGGAGACCTTGCGTTCCCCGAAACAGGTTGTTGGCCCTGCTTTAGCCTCCCCTTCACTGACATTTCAAGCGTGGTTCAAGGCACAGTTTGGCGATGAGAAATGGGAAGCATTAGACAAAATTCCTCGCCTGCAATGGGGAGAATACTTGCAGTGGTTTAAAACGGTAACGGCCCCCAAAGTATTTAATCAATATGAACTAATTGACATACATTTAACAGATAACGGTAATCAGCTATTTTTTAAAACTGCCGAAGGGACTATCGACTACATTGCACAACATGTGATTTTAGCAACTGGAATGGGGTCATTTAGTGAACCTAACATCCCAAATTTTATGGATGGCATACCACAACAATATTGGGAACATTCATATGCAGGCACTGATTACAGTCGTTTCAAAGGATTAGATATTGGTGTTGTCGGCTACAGCGCCGGCGCAATGGATAGTTCCGCCACCGCATTAGAAAATGGGGCCAATTCGGTTGAAATTTTAATCCGTGCTACCGATATGCCTCGTGTAAACAGAGGGAAAGTGGCAGGAAGTCCGGGTTTTACAAACGCTTATGCCTACTTTACAGATGCACAAAAATGGCATTATGCGGATTATGTGGTTAAGGCTAAGACCCCGGCCCCTCATGGCAGTACTTTACGGGTGTCTCGCCACTCAAATGCATTTTTTAATTTTAATACCCAAGTTAAGCATATTGAATTAAAAAACAAAAAATTACATATCTCGACAACAACCGGTCAATTCGTTTTAGATTATTTGATCCTCGCGACAGGGTATCGGATTAATTGGTTCAAAGATCCTGCATTTAACCAAATCACTCCATTAATTAAAACTTGGGCTAATGCTTATACAGCACCAGTCAATGAGGAAAATAGTGAACTGGCCGCACACCCTTATTTAGGGGCGCATTTTGAATTACAAGGGAAAAATGATGCTGACAGTGAAAAACTCAAACAACTTTATTGCTTTAATTTAAGTGCGTCTCTCAGTATGGGACCTGTAATCGGCTTGATCCCAGGAACGAATACAGGTGCGGAACGTTTAGCTGACCACATTGCAGCGCAGTTATACCTCGCCAATAGGGAGCTGCATCTTGAATTAATCAAAACCAGCCAAGAGTTTGAATTATTCGGTGATGAGTGGCAGCCTGCAACTCCACCTTCAGAACGTATGCAACTCACTGATCATGTAGAGTAG
- a CDS encoding MetQ/NlpA family ABC transporter substrate-binding protein encodes MLKQKLIHLSLVAVAVITLSACGDNNEKDNPDKKQITIGFGVGNYIDQVDKGIVPILEKKGYKVTLRQFSQNRQINPAFEEGSIDASVNQSRAYMEAYNKKNNINMVALTDSPSAPQSLRSKKHKSIDDVKDGMIVALSNDPVNAERGARILEQLGWIKIKPNVNTLSFSVNDISPGKYNLDVRETDAAQGLRLLDDVDFVVVNGNYVASAGQRIADGLVVENSPLEHRVIVTVMQKDLDSQWAKDLKEAFESKEYADYIRSQPIYDGFIEPESWSKYAK; translated from the coding sequence ATGTTAAAACAAAAATTAATTCATCTATCGTTAGTCGCAGTAGCAGTTATTACACTCTCAGCATGTGGTGATAACAATGAAAAGGATAATCCAGATAAAAAACAGATAACGATAGGTTTTGGAGTTGGGAATTATATCGACCAAGTTGATAAAGGGATCGTCCCTATTCTAGAAAAAAAAGGCTATAAGGTGACTTTGCGTCAATTTTCACAAAATAGGCAAATTAACCCTGCATTTGAAGAAGGTTCTATTGATGCATCGGTCAACCAAAGCCGTGCATATATGGAGGCTTATAATAAAAAGAATAACATTAATATGGTTGCACTGACTGATTCACCCAGTGCACCACAAAGCTTACGTTCTAAAAAGCACAAATCAATTGATGATGTTAAAGATGGCATGATAGTTGCGCTATCCAATGACCCCGTTAATGCCGAACGTGGTGCGAGGATCCTTGAGCAATTAGGCTGGATTAAAATCAAACCGAATGTGAATACACTGAGTTTTAGTGTTAATGACATTTCACCAGGCAAATACAATTTGGATGTGCGTGAAACGGACGCAGCACAAGGATTAAGATTACTTGATGATGTTGATTTTGTTGTTGTCAATGGTAATTATGTTGCGAGTGCTGGACAACGCATTGCAGATGGACTGGTTGTGGAAAATTCGCCGTTAGAACATCGTGTTATTGTCACTGTAATGCAAAAAGATCTTGATTCTCAATGGGCGAAAGACTTAAAGGAGGCTTTTGAGTCCAAAGAATATGCAGATTATATTCGTTCACAGCCTATTTATGATGGTTTTATTGAGCCTGAAAGTTGGAGTAAATACGCTAAATAA